One stretch of Cohnella algarum DNA includes these proteins:
- a CDS encoding cupin domain-containing protein — MDPVLTSPSLTLTGDSNEVVTYRRDADNYITQLFAEQLPAIQTGFFNVRMNKGIIIQPHWHTNVNELVFVIGGEVATTVFNPFTQKLMSYRLKPGQASMFPKGWFHWIVGLEDDTHILTVFDRPTPDIVYGSDFLRMTPGQIMQLAYSVDEKEYEKAVEPIRQSVILGPPAGFAPSMDDRLAQAAAPSPETAPEPPAPFYPQGYYANYPGYPGYASFANYAAAQPAPYYPYPYPYPY; from the coding sequence GTGGATCCGGTTTTAACGTCGCCGTCGCTTACCTTGACGGGCGACTCCAACGAAGTCGTCACGTACCGCCGGGATGCGGACAATTACATTACGCAGCTGTTCGCGGAGCAGCTGCCGGCGATTCAGACGGGCTTTTTCAACGTTCGCATGAACAAAGGGATCATTATTCAGCCTCACTGGCACACGAATGTGAACGAGCTCGTCTTTGTCATCGGCGGCGAGGTCGCGACGACCGTGTTCAATCCGTTTACGCAAAAATTGATGTCCTACCGGCTGAAGCCGGGCCAGGCCTCCATGTTCCCCAAAGGCTGGTTCCACTGGATCGTGGGGCTTGAGGACGACACGCATATTCTGACCGTTTTCGACCGGCCGACGCCCGATATCGTGTACGGTTCCGATTTCCTTCGGATGACGCCGGGGCAAATCATGCAGCTTGCTTACTCCGTGGATGAAAAAGAATACGAGAAGGCGGTGGAGCCGATTCGGCAGTCCGTCATTTTAGGGCCGCCCGCGGGCTTCGCTCCGAGCATGGACGACCGTCTCGCGCAAGCGGCCGCGCCGTCGCCCGAGACGGCCCCCGAACCTCCCGCACCGTTCTATCCGCAAGGCTACTACGCGAATTATCCGGGCTATCCGGGCTATGCGAGCTTCGCGAATTATGCGGCCGCACAGCCCGCGCCGTATTACCCCTACCCCTACCCCTACCCGTATTGA
- a CDS encoding TetR/AcrR family transcriptional regulator: MPDYDEAGTGRSAPRGRPRSREVHERILDAAIASLAETGVEKLSIEAVAQRAGVGKTSIYRRWSRKEDLVADALERLKPRSERRRGANCAKICSSWRTASLRA; the protein is encoded by the coding sequence ATGCCCGATTATGACGAGGCCGGTACCGGCCGTTCCGCTCCTCGCGGAAGGCCGAGAAGCAGGGAAGTCCATGAGCGCATCCTGGATGCCGCCATCGCTTCGCTCGCCGAGACCGGCGTCGAGAAACTAAGCATCGAGGCGGTCGCCCAGCGGGCCGGAGTCGGGAAAACGTCCATTTATCGCAGATGGAGCCGTAAAGAAGACCTGGTGGCGGACGCTCTCGAACGATTGAAGCCCCGCTCGGAACGCCGACGCGGGGCGAACTGCGCGAAGATATGTTCGAGCTGGCGCACGGCTTCGCTCAGAGCATGA
- a CDS encoding TetR/AcrR family transcriptional regulator C-terminal ligand-binding domain-containing protein → MNNPLGKQMLSVLVSALSGSSEISELYWQKHSLPKTKEIAEWFERYHRKEPLREDANLEVVSEFLIGFIMYQLLMKPASADLEDRLNAGIDLILNGIRQPPARNDGGPRAIGSRDGFALPVRQRPNPLLHVQAVQPLFRLRAR, encoded by the coding sequence ATGAACAACCCGCTGGGCAAGCAAATGCTTTCCGTGCTGGTCTCCGCTTTGTCCGGGAGCTCGGAAATTTCGGAGCTGTACTGGCAGAAGCACTCCTTGCCCAAAACGAAGGAAATCGCCGAATGGTTCGAGCGCTATCATCGGAAGGAGCCGCTTCGGGAGGATGCGAACCTCGAGGTCGTCTCCGAGTTTCTGATCGGCTTTATCATGTACCAGCTGTTGATGAAACCCGCTTCCGCCGATTTGGAAGATCGGCTGAACGCCGGAATCGACCTGATTTTGAACGGAATACGCCAACCTCCCGCCCGAAACGATGGCGGACCCCGGGCGATCGGATCTCGCGATGGCTTCGCTCTCCCCGTCCGCCAGAGGCCAAACCCGCTACTCCACGTCCAAGCTGTGCAACCTCTATTTCGCTTACGGGCTCGATGA
- a CDS encoding VOC family protein, translating into MNFELTPYIMLDGKAKDAIEFYKLALGAEVVFMQTFGDAPSGPEAALPAEDKGRVAHSVLKVGDGKLFVADVLPGQPNREGNRVSLCLTANDAEEAQALFDALRQDGQVDFPLQEVYFSPAYGQVTDRFGVVFQIFTKR; encoded by the coding sequence ATGAATTTCGAATTGACCCCGTACATCATGCTGGACGGCAAAGCCAAGGACGCGATCGAGTTTTACAAGCTGGCGCTCGGCGCGGAAGTTGTTTTTATGCAAACGTTCGGAGACGCGCCGAGCGGCCCGGAAGCCGCCTTGCCCGCCGAGGACAAAGGGCGGGTGGCGCATTCCGTTCTGAAGGTCGGGGACGGGAAGCTGTTCGTGGCCGATGTTCTGCCCGGTCAGCCGAACCGCGAGGGAAACCGCGTCAGCCTTTGCCTGACCGCGAACGATGCGGAGGAGGCGCAGGCGCTTTTTGACGCGCTGCGGCAGGACGGGCAAGTCGACTTTCCGCTGCAGGAAGTCTACTTCAGTCCGGCGTACGGCCAGGTAACGGACCGGTTCGGCGTCGTTTTTCAAATTTTTACGAAGAGGTAA
- a CDS encoding AraC family transcriptional regulator: MKWGDDNIRNVFTSVERSLPLFIETIGYSAWERIFDRPDGYPYYHWLQTLEGEGSFEFQGGQVMLTPGKGVLLTPFTPHRYFPVSDRWSTVYVTFGGAAASAILDSLDMNVSALYTETEKVSFADAIRDMIDKAGRDPEFSGLESSTEMYHFLMLLRKFGRRNDQPSLSQFYDKLRPVVQWMERNRSANIGLPEIAEQAQMSVSYLNELFQDAFGMSPYSFLIRLRIREAKKIMIATPGMALKEVAAMTGFNDVSHFVATFRRKEGITPAKYRELHLSPQHPE, translated from the coding sequence ATGAAATGGGGCGATGACAACATTCGCAACGTGTTTACGTCGGTGGAACGGTCTCTTCCGCTCTTTATCGAAACGATCGGCTACAGCGCGTGGGAGCGGATTTTCGACCGGCCCGACGGCTATCCCTATTATCATTGGCTGCAGACGCTGGAGGGAGAGGGCTCCTTCGAGTTCCAGGGCGGGCAGGTCATGCTGACGCCGGGCAAGGGCGTGCTGCTGACCCCGTTTACCCCGCATCGCTACTTCCCGGTTTCGGACCGCTGGTCGACGGTGTACGTAACGTTCGGCGGCGCGGCCGCTTCGGCGATTCTGGATTCGCTGGACATGAACGTTTCCGCCCTGTACACCGAAACGGAGAAGGTATCGTTTGCCGACGCCATCCGGGACATGATCGACAAGGCCGGCCGGGATCCCGAGTTTTCCGGCCTGGAATCGTCCACCGAGATGTACCATTTTCTCATGCTGCTGCGCAAATTCGGACGGCGAAACGACCAGCCCTCCCTCTCGCAGTTTTACGACAAGCTGCGCCCGGTCGTGCAATGGATGGAGCGCAACCGCTCGGCCAATATCGGGCTGCCGGAAATCGCCGAGCAGGCCCAGATGAGCGTTTCCTATTTGAACGAGCTGTTCCAGGACGCGTTCGGGATGAGCCCTTATTCCTTTCTGATCCGGCTCCGCATTCGCGAAGCGAAGAAGATCATGATCGCGACGCCCGGCATGGCGCTGAAAGAGGTGGCCGCCATGACCGGGTTTAACGACGTCAGCCATTTCGTCGCCACCTTCCGCCGGAAAGAAGGCATTACGCCCGCCAAATACCGGGAGCTGCATTTGTCTCCGCAGCATCCGGAGTGA